One uncultured Fibrobacter sp. genomic region harbors:
- a CDS encoding DUF4423 domain-containing protein: MDYYLGNWPMLNIDEISDYRDLLKNYYTQRKLDMPLYSYKIMGQKLGLETSQIFRVLNKELHLPNRSIPLAKDLLDLKGRKGELFEILVAASKTKSPAKKDKLYKMALALQDVDLRKLSASEYLFLSKWWIPVVRALIEMNGGHAEVSHLVKQISPTVSEDQVREAITVLKDLKLITPLASERYAATTANFTSAGSATKTAAIRSYQNQLLALAQNSLIAVEPAKRNISSLLVGVDEDCFADLNEMTLEFRRQVQRRVAEVNKPNRAMQFVFALYPVADISNDPRTKKEG; encoded by the coding sequence ATGGATTACTATTTAGGGAACTGGCCTATGCTCAACATTGACGAAATAAGCGATTACAGGGACCTGCTCAAGAATTACTATACCCAGCGCAAGCTGGATATGCCACTGTATTCCTACAAGATAATGGGGCAAAAATTGGGGCTTGAAACAAGCCAGATTTTCCGAGTGCTGAACAAGGAACTGCACCTGCCGAACCGCAGCATTCCCTTGGCAAAAGACTTGCTCGACCTAAAGGGCCGCAAGGGCGAACTTTTCGAAATTCTGGTGGCCGCCTCCAAGACCAAGTCCCCCGCCAAAAAGGACAAGCTTTACAAGATGGCGCTCGCCTTGCAAGATGTGGACTTGCGCAAGCTGAGTGCAAGCGAATACCTGTTCTTAAGCAAGTGGTGGATTCCCGTGGTGCGCGCCCTTATCGAGATGAATGGCGGGCATGCCGAAGTTTCGCACCTGGTCAAGCAGATTTCGCCGACCGTTTCCGAAGACCAAGTCCGCGAAGCCATAACCGTTTTGAAGGATTTAAAGCTCATTACGCCGCTTGCCTCGGAACGTTACGCCGCAACAACTGCTAACTTTACATCGGCAGGGTCAGCCACAAAGACCGCCGCCATCCGCAGCTACCAGAATCAACTTTTGGCGCTCGCGCAGAACTCCCTGATTGCAGTGGAACCTGCCAAGCGCAATATTTCTTCGCTGCTGGTGGGAGTCGATGAGGACTGCTTTGCCGACTTGAACGAAATGACTCTGGAGTTCAGGCGCCAGGTACAACGCAGAGTGGCCGAGGTCAACAAGCCTAACCGCGCTATGCAGTTTGTATTTGCGCTTTACCCGGTGGCCGACATTTCTAACGATCCACGAACCAAGAAAGAGGGGTAA
- a CDS encoding arabinofuranosidase catalytic domain-containing protein, with translation MKYNSFLTVLALVAPTMVLAKEGPCDIYAKANTPCVAAHSLTRALFGEYNGNLYQVRRADGATKDIPLEEKGGYVNSSVQDEFCKGSRCTISIIYDQSEYKNDLKKSPVVYWLKEGGKEAIADKAPIYINGRKAYGFYRDAWSATGYRNNNTKGVATGDEEESMYMVVDGRHYNDLCCFNYGNAETTGNDDGPGTMECIYFGSDKDWGGPGQGNGPWVAADLEDGVFKGNDAGWQWGKTHTTPWPDALSIEADYVTAMLKGPNDGTFKLKGGSAQKGTLNTMWDGPRKRGYSPRKLQGAIVLGNGGDGSDGGAGTFFEGVMTIGNPPDSVDDLVQANIVAAGYGSKIDIFKKVEIEPFKDTLTIPGKIEVENYDKGGNGRGFLDSDIENENSLYRDDNAGLDSAEGAIIYGWGYADDWLRYTVKASKNDSLTLTARVASPSDSTFFSVLVDEKKVVTVMVPNTGDWKTFETVAVSVPAIAEGAHVLKIKIDKPYFNLDWIEFTIAKSTTQMPRFKSNFTSTPQTATVYDVLGNRVITFRADEKTIYRAWDKVRMNLPNGIYVIKTNNKIVRAVKTK, from the coding sequence ATGAAATACAATTCATTTTTGACAGTGCTGGCGCTTGTGGCGCCCACCATGGTCTTGGCCAAAGAAGGCCCCTGTGACATTTACGCAAAGGCAAACACCCCGTGCGTGGCGGCGCATAGTTTGACGCGCGCGCTTTTCGGGGAGTATAATGGCAACCTGTACCAGGTTCGTCGAGCCGATGGAGCCACTAAAGATATTCCGCTCGAAGAAAAGGGCGGGTATGTCAATTCCTCGGTGCAAGACGAATTCTGCAAAGGTTCCAGGTGTACCATCTCGATCATTTACGACCAGTCGGAATACAAGAACGACCTGAAAAAATCGCCCGTGGTATACTGGCTTAAAGAAGGCGGTAAAGAGGCGATTGCGGACAAGGCTCCCATTTACATTAACGGGCGCAAGGCTTATGGCTTTTATCGCGACGCCTGGTCTGCCACCGGTTACCGCAATAACAATACCAAAGGTGTAGCCACCGGCGACGAAGAAGAATCCATGTACATGGTCGTTGACGGCAGACATTACAACGACTTGTGCTGTTTCAACTACGGAAATGCAGAAACAACCGGTAACGATGACGGCCCTGGAACCATGGAATGCATCTACTTCGGAAGCGACAAGGACTGGGGCGGTCCAGGACAAGGAAACGGTCCGTGGGTTGCCGCCGACTTGGAAGACGGCGTATTCAAGGGAAACGATGCTGGTTGGCAATGGGGCAAGACCCATACAACACCGTGGCCAGACGCACTTTCTATTGAAGCAGACTATGTGACCGCCATGCTCAAAGGACCGAATGACGGAACGTTCAAGCTCAAGGGCGGCAGCGCTCAAAAAGGAACCCTCAACACCATGTGGGACGGACCGCGCAAAAGAGGCTACAGCCCACGCAAGCTGCAAGGCGCCATCGTGCTCGGCAATGGCGGTGACGGCAGCGACGGCGGTGCAGGAACGTTCTTCGAAGGTGTGATGACCATCGGAAACCCGCCCGATTCCGTTGACGATTTGGTACAGGCAAACATCGTTGCCGCCGGTTACGGAAGCAAAATTGACATTTTCAAAAAAGTCGAAATTGAACCGTTCAAAGATACACTTACCATCCCCGGAAAAATCGAAGTCGAGAACTATGATAAAGGCGGCAACGGCCGCGGATTCCTGGACAGCGATATCGAAAACGAAAACAGCCTCTACCGCGATGACAACGCAGGCCTCGACAGCGCAGAAGGCGCCATCATTTACGGCTGGGGTTATGCCGATGACTGGTTACGTTACACGGTAAAAGCGTCCAAGAACGACTCGCTCACGCTCACGGCGCGCGTCGCCTCCCCAAGCGATAGCACATTCTTCTCCGTACTCGTTGACGAGAAAAAAGTCGTCACCGTGATGGTCCCGAATACCGGCGACTGGAAGACGTTTGAAACGGTTGCGGTTTCCGTGCCCGCAATTGCAGAAGGTGCGCATGTGCTAAAAATAAAGATTGACAAGCCGTACTTCAATCTCGACTGGATTGAATTTACAATCGCAAAATCCACCACCCAAATGCCGAGATTCAAAAGCAACTTCACTTCAACACCACAAACGGCTACCGTATATGACGTTCTCGGAAATCGCGTTATCACTTTCCGTGCAGATGAAAAGACGATATATAGAGCATGGGATAAAGTTCGTATGAATCTTCCCAACGGAATTTATGTCATCAAAACGAACAATAAAATTGTCCGAGCAGTAAAGACAAAATAA
- a CDS encoding fumarate hydratase has product MAFKYEATVQHGEDTTEYVNLGKDGVTVAEFEGKKILKVSKEALTKIAQAAFEEVEFCLRPAHTAKVAKILQDPEASDNDKFVALTMLKNACVAAKGILPFCQDTGTAICVAHKGQQVWTGFDDAEAISEGVYNAYTTKNLRYSQIAPLTMYEEKNTGCNLPAQIDIHAEEGAEMKFLFVAKGGGSANKTYYWPMTKALLNPKSLEKFLAEKVKTLGTAACPPYHLAIVIGGTSAEMNTHMVKLASCGYLDDIPTSGSEGGRIFRDLEMEEKVLHICQKTGIGAQFGGKYLVHDVRVIRAPRHAASCPVSIGVSCSADRNIKAKIDENGLWLEKMEHHPENYIPAGNAVNLAPAIEIDLDRPMKEVLADLTKYPVKTRLSLKGTMIVARDMAHAKIAEIFDKQERGEELTDEEKTVLKVVSDHPIYYAGPAKTPAGMPTGSFGPTTANRMDPYVMRFQSKGASMIMVAKGNRSQDVTDACKKYGGFFLGSIGGPAAILAEQNILSNDIVAFPELGMEAIRKITIKDFPAFILVDDKGNNFFEGLI; this is encoded by the coding sequence ATGGCATTCAAATACGAAGCTACCGTCCAGCACGGTGAAGATACTACCGAATACGTAAACCTCGGCAAAGACGGCGTTACCGTCGCCGAATTCGAAGGCAAGAAAATCCTCAAAGTTTCCAAGGAAGCCTTGACCAAGATCGCCCAGGCAGCTTTCGAAGAAGTGGAATTCTGCCTGCGCCCGGCCCACACGGCCAAGGTCGCCAAGATTCTCCAGGATCCGGAAGCTTCGGATAACGACAAGTTTGTCGCCCTCACTATGCTCAAGAACGCCTGCGTTGCCGCCAAGGGCATTCTCCCGTTCTGCCAGGACACCGGTACGGCTATTTGCGTTGCCCACAAGGGCCAGCAAGTCTGGACTGGTTTTGACGACGCCGAAGCCATTTCGGAAGGCGTCTACAACGCCTACACCACCAAGAACCTTCGTTACAGCCAGATTGCTCCGCTCACGATGTACGAAGAAAAGAACACCGGTTGCAACCTCCCGGCTCAGATCGACATCCACGCCGAAGAAGGTGCCGAAATGAAGTTCTTGTTCGTCGCCAAGGGCGGTGGCTCTGCTAACAAGACTTACTACTGGCCCATGACCAAGGCGCTCCTCAACCCGAAGTCCTTGGAAAAGTTCCTCGCCGAAAAGGTGAAGACTCTCGGTACAGCCGCATGCCCTCCGTACCACCTCGCTATCGTGATTGGCGGTACCTCTGCCGAAATGAACACCCACATGGTGAAGCTCGCTAGCTGCGGCTACCTCGATGATATTCCGACCAGCGGTTCCGAAGGCGGTCGTATTTTCCGCGACCTCGAAATGGAAGAAAAGGTTCTCCACATCTGCCAGAAGACAGGTATTGGCGCCCAGTTCGGCGGCAAGTACCTGGTGCACGATGTTCGCGTGATTCGCGCTCCGCGTCATGCTGCTAGCTGCCCGGTTTCTATCGGCGTTAGCTGCTCTGCCGACCGTAACATCAAGGCCAAGATTGACGAAAACGGCCTCTGGCTCGAAAAGATGGAACACCATCCGGAAAACTACATCCCGGCTGGCAACGCTGTGAACCTCGCTCCGGCTATTGAAATCGATCTCGACCGTCCGATGAAGGAAGTGCTCGCCGACCTCACCAAGTATCCGGTGAAGACGCGCCTTAGCCTCAAGGGCACGATGATTGTGGCTCGCGACATGGCCCACGCCAAGATTGCCGAAATCTTCGACAAGCAGGAACGCGGCGAAGAACTCACGGACGAAGAAAAGACCGTGCTCAAGGTCGTGTCTGACCATCCGATTTACTACGCAGGCCCGGCCAAGACTCCGGCAGGCATGCCCACGGGTAGCTTCGGCCCGACGACGGCTAACCGCATGGACCCGTACGTGATGCGCTTCCAGAGCAAGGGTGCTTCGATGATCATGGTCGCTAAGGGCAACCGCTCTCAGGACGTGACCGACGCCTGCAAGAAGTACGGTGGATTCTTCCTCGGCTCCATCGGCGGTCCAGCAGCCATTCTCGCTGAACAGAACATTCTTTCGAACGACATCGTGGCCTTCCCGGAACTCGGCATGGAAGCCATCCGCAAGATCACCATCAAGGACTTCCCCGCATTCATCCTCGTGGATGACAAGGGCAACAACTTCTTTGAAGGACTGATTTAA